Proteins from a single region of Streptomyces glaucescens:
- a CDS encoding MIP/aquaporin family protein, whose product MSSSDIFIGETIGTAILILLGAGVVAAVVLKASKARNAGWLAITFGWGFAVLTAVYISAPLSGAHLNPAVTLGIAIKDNDWSNVPTYFAGQLLGAMIGATLAWVAYYGQFHAHLTDREIVGGPGTQSTKAVEAREAQAGPVLGVFSTGPEVRNVVMNLATEIIGTFVLVLAVLTQGLNDNGNGLGTLGALITALVVVGIGLSLGGPTGYAINPARDLGPRIVHALLPLPNKGGSDWGYAWIPVVGPLIGAAIAAGLYRLAFA is encoded by the coding sequence GTGTCCAGCTCCGACATCTTCATCGGCGAGACCATCGGTACCGCCATACTCATCCTGCTCGGCGCCGGCGTTGTCGCCGCCGTCGTGCTCAAGGCCTCCAAGGCCCGCAACGCCGGCTGGCTCGCCATCACCTTCGGGTGGGGTTTCGCGGTGCTCACGGCCGTCTACATCTCGGCGCCCCTGTCCGGCGCCCACCTGAACCCGGCCGTCACGCTCGGTATCGCGATCAAGGACAACGACTGGAGCAACGTCCCCACCTACTTCGCGGGACAGCTGCTCGGCGCCATGATCGGCGCCACCCTCGCCTGGGTGGCCTACTACGGCCAGTTCCACGCCCACCTCACGGACCGCGAGATCGTCGGCGGTCCGGGCACCCAGTCCACCAAGGCCGTGGAGGCGCGGGAGGCCCAGGCCGGACCGGTCCTCGGCGTCTTCTCCACCGGCCCCGAGGTGCGCAACGTGGTGATGAACCTCGCCACCGAGATCATCGGCACCTTCGTGCTCGTCCTCGCGGTCCTCACCCAGGGCCTCAACGACAACGGCAACGGCCTCGGCACCCTCGGCGCGCTGATCACCGCGCTCGTCGTGGTCGGCATCGGCCTCTCGCTGGGCGGTCCCACCGGATACGCCATCAACCCCGCGCGCGACCTCGGCCCGCGCATCGTGCACGCACTGCTCCCCCTGCCCAACAAGGGCGGGTCCGACTGGGGCTACGCCTGGATCCCGGTCGTGGGCCCGCTGATCGGCGCCGCGATCGCGGCAGGCCTGTACAGGCTGGCTTTCGCCTAG
- the metH gene encoding methionine synthase: protein MASLPPTPTADSRTRASALREALATRVVVADGAMGTMLQAQEPTLEDFQNLEGCNEVLNVTRPDIVRSVHDAYFAVGVDCVETNTFGANLTAAAEYDIAGRVLELSEAGARIARESADAHTARDGRQRWVLGSMGPGTKLPTLGHTTFRAIRDAYQQNAEGLLAGGADALIVETTQDLLQTKASVIAARRAMAVAGYDVPLIVSVTVETTGTMLLGSEIGAALTALEPLGIDMIGLNCATGPAEMSEHLRHLSRHARVPLSCMPNAGLPELTKDGAHYPLTAPELADAQEGFVRDYGLSLVGGCCGTTPEHLRQVAERVHGLRPVERDPRPEPGAASLYQSVPFRQDTAYLAIGERTNANGSKKFREAMLAGRWDDCVEMAREQIREGAHMLDLCVDYVGRDGVADMEELAGRFATASTLPIVLDSTEVEVIRAGLEKLGGRAVINSVNYEDGDGPDSRFARVTRLAQEHGAALIALTIDEEGQARTPEKKVEIAERLIADLTGNWGIREEDILIDTLTFTICTGQEESRKDGIATIEAIRELKRRHPDVQTTLGLSNISFGLNPAARILLNSVFLDECVKAGLDSAIVHASKILPIARFDEEQVRTALDLIYDRRAEGYDPLQKLMQLFEGATAKSLKAGKAEELAALPLDERLKRRIIDGERNGLERDLDEALESRPALEIVNETLLDGMKVVGELFGSGQMQLPFVLQSAEVMKTAVAYLEPHMEKTDEDGKGTIVLATVRGDVHDIGKNLVDIILSNNGYNVVNLGIKQPVSAILDAAAEHRADVIGMSGLLVKSTVIMKENLEELNARGLAATYPVILGGAALTRAYVEQDLHEIYEGEVRYARDAFEGLRLMDALIGVKRGVPGAKLPELKQRRVRAATVQAEERPEEGHVRSDVATDNPVPAPPFWGTRVVKGIQLKEYASWLDEGALFKGQWGLKQARTGQGPTYEELVETEGRPRLRGLLDKLQSENLLEAAVVYGYFPCVSKDDDLIILDDAGHERTRFTFPRQRRGRRLCLADFFRPEESGERDVVGLQVVTVGSRIGEETAKLFASDAYRDYLELHGLSVQLAEALAEYWHARVRSELGFAGEDPADIEDMFALKYRGARFSLGYGACPDLEDRAKIAELLRPERIGVHLSEEFQLHPEQSTDAIVIHHPEAKYFNAR, encoded by the coding sequence ATGGCCTCGTTGCCGCCGACCCCTACCGCCGACAGCCGGACCCGTGCGTCCGCGCTCCGAGAGGCGCTCGCCACCCGTGTGGTGGTCGCCGACGGAGCCATGGGCACGATGCTCCAGGCCCAGGAACCCACCCTCGAGGACTTCCAGAACCTGGAGGGGTGCAACGAGGTCCTGAACGTCACCCGGCCCGACATCGTCCGCTCGGTGCACGACGCCTACTTCGCGGTCGGCGTGGACTGCGTGGAGACCAACACCTTCGGCGCCAACCTCACCGCGGCGGCGGAGTACGACATCGCCGGGCGCGTCCTCGAACTGTCCGAGGCCGGTGCCCGCATCGCCCGCGAGTCCGCCGACGCGCACACCGCCCGCGACGGCCGGCAGCGCTGGGTGCTCGGCTCCATGGGCCCCGGCACCAAGCTGCCCACCCTCGGCCACACCACCTTCCGCGCGATCCGCGACGCCTACCAGCAGAACGCCGAGGGCCTGCTGGCCGGCGGCGCCGACGCGCTGATCGTCGAGACCACCCAGGACCTGCTGCAGACCAAGGCGTCGGTGATCGCCGCCCGGCGCGCCATGGCGGTCGCCGGGTACGACGTACCGCTGATCGTCTCGGTGACGGTGGAGACCACCGGCACCATGCTCCTCGGCTCGGAGATCGGCGCCGCGCTGACCGCGCTGGAGCCGCTGGGCATCGACATGATCGGCCTGAACTGCGCGACCGGTCCGGCCGAGATGAGCGAGCACCTGCGCCACCTGTCCCGGCACGCACGTGTCCCGCTGTCCTGCATGCCGAACGCCGGCCTGCCCGAGCTGACCAAGGACGGCGCGCACTACCCGCTCACCGCCCCGGAGCTGGCGGACGCCCAGGAGGGCTTCGTCCGCGACTACGGCCTGTCCCTGGTCGGCGGCTGCTGCGGCACCACGCCGGAGCACCTGCGCCAGGTGGCCGAGCGCGTCCACGGCCTGCGGCCGGTCGAGCGCGACCCGCGCCCCGAGCCGGGCGCCGCCTCCCTCTACCAGTCGGTGCCGTTCCGCCAGGACACCGCCTACCTCGCGATCGGCGAGCGCACCAACGCCAACGGCTCGAAGAAGTTCCGCGAGGCCATGCTCGCCGGCCGCTGGGACGACTGCGTGGAGATGGCCCGGGAGCAGATCCGCGAGGGCGCGCACATGCTCGACCTGTGCGTCGACTACGTCGGCCGGGACGGCGTCGCCGACATGGAGGAGCTGGCCGGCCGGTTCGCGACCGCCTCCACCCTGCCGATCGTGCTGGACTCCACCGAGGTCGAGGTGATCCGGGCGGGCCTGGAGAAGCTGGGCGGCCGCGCGGTGATCAACTCGGTGAACTACGAGGACGGCGACGGCCCCGACTCCCGCTTCGCCCGGGTCACCCGGCTGGCGCAGGAGCACGGCGCCGCGCTGATCGCCCTCACCATCGACGAGGAGGGCCAGGCCCGCACGCCGGAGAAGAAGGTCGAGATCGCCGAACGGCTGATCGCCGACCTGACCGGCAACTGGGGCATCCGCGAGGAGGACATCCTCATCGACACCCTGACCTTCACCATCTGCACCGGTCAGGAGGAGTCCCGCAAGGACGGCATCGCCACCATCGAGGCGATCCGCGAGCTCAAGCGCCGCCACCCGGACGTGCAGACCACCCTGGGTCTGTCGAACATCTCCTTCGGCCTGAACCCGGCCGCCCGGATCCTGCTGAACTCCGTCTTCCTCGACGAGTGCGTCAAGGCCGGCCTGGACTCGGCGATCGTGCACGCGTCGAAGATCCTGCCGATCGCCCGCTTCGACGAGGAGCAGGTGCGGACCGCGCTGGACCTGATCTACGACCGCCGCGCCGAGGGCTACGACCCGCTGCAGAAGCTCATGCAGCTCTTCGAGGGCGCCACCGCCAAGTCGCTCAAGGCCGGCAAGGCCGAGGAGCTGGCCGCGCTGCCGCTGGACGAGCGCCTCAAGCGCCGCATCATCGACGGCGAGCGCAACGGCCTGGAGCGGGACCTCGACGAGGCCCTGGAGAGCCGCCCGGCGCTGGAGATCGTCAACGAGACGCTGCTCGACGGCATGAAGGTGGTCGGCGAGCTGTTCGGCTCCGGCCAGATGCAGCTGCCGTTCGTGCTCCAGTCCGCGGAGGTCATGAAGACCGCCGTGGCCTACCTGGAGCCGCACATGGAGAAGACCGACGAGGACGGCAAGGGCACCATCGTGCTCGCCACCGTGCGCGGCGACGTCCACGACATCGGCAAGAACCTCGTCGACATCATCCTCTCCAACAACGGCTACAACGTCGTCAACCTCGGCATCAAGCAGCCGGTCTCCGCCATCCTGGACGCCGCCGCCGAGCACCGGGCCGACGTGATCGGCATGTCCGGGCTGCTGGTCAAGTCCACGGTGATCATGAAGGAGAACCTGGAGGAGCTGAACGCCCGGGGCCTGGCCGCCACCTACCCGGTCATCCTGGGCGGCGCCGCCCTCACCCGGGCCTACGTGGAGCAGGACCTGCACGAGATCTACGAGGGCGAGGTCCGCTACGCCCGTGACGCCTTCGAGGGCCTGCGCCTGATGGACGCGCTCATCGGCGTCAAGCGGGGCGTCCCCGGCGCCAAGCTGCCCGAGCTGAAGCAGCGCCGGGTGCGCGCGGCGACCGTGCAGGCCGAGGAGCGCCCGGAGGAGGGCCACGTCCGCTCCGACGTCGCCACCGACAACCCCGTCCCGGCCCCGCCCTTCTGGGGCACCCGCGTCGTCAAGGGCATCCAGCTCAAGGAGTACGCGAGCTGGCTGGACGAGGGGGCCCTGTTCAAGGGGCAGTGGGGCCTGAAGCAGGCCCGCACCGGCCAGGGACCGACGTACGAGGAGCTGGTGGAGACCGAGGGCAGGCCGCGGCTGCGCGGCCTGCTGGACAAGCTCCAGTCGGAGAACCTGCTGGAGGCGGCCGTCGTCTACGGCTACTTCCCGTGCGTCTCCAAGGACGACGACCTGATCATCCTCGACGACGCCGGCCACGAGCGCACCCGGTTCACCTTCCCGCGCCAGCGCCGCGGCCGCCGCCTGTGCCTGGCCGACTTCTTCCGCCCGGAGGAGTCGGGGGAGCGGGACGTGGTCGGCCTCCAGGTGGTCACCGTCGGCTCCAGGATCGGCGAGGAGACCGCGAAGCTCTTCGCCTCCGACGCCTACCGCGACTACCTCGAACTGCACGGCCTGTCCGTGCAGCTGGCCGAGGCGCTGGCCGAGTACTGGCACGCCCGGGTCCGCTCCGAGCTGGGCTTCGCCGGGGAGGACCCGGCCGACATCGAGGACATGTTCGCGCTGAAGTACCGCGGCGCCCGCTTCTCCCTCGGCTACGGCGCCTGCCCCGACCTGGAGGACCGCGCCAAGATCGCGGAGCTGCTCCGGCCGGAGCGCATCGGCGTCCACCTCTCGGAGGAGTTCCAGCTGCACCCCGAGCAGTCGACGGACGCCATCGTCATCCACCACCCCGAGGCCAAGTACTTCAACGCACGCTGA
- a CDS encoding HAD family hydrolase, whose translation MTTTVPALGTRTAEGSALQAVLLDMDGTLVDTEGFWWDVEVEVFAALGHTLDDSWRHVVVGGPMSRSAGFLIEATGADITLAELTVLLNQGFEDRIDRSLPVMPGAARLLAELAAHEIPTALVSASHRRIIDRVLTSLGPQHFALTVAGDEVPRTKPHPDPYLLAAAGLGADPARCAVVEDTATGVAAAEAAGCRVVAVPSVAPIAPAARRTVVSSLEQVDLAFLRGLMTEMR comes from the coding sequence ATGACGACCACCGTCCCCGCGCTCGGCACCCGCACGGCCGAAGGCTCCGCCCTGCAGGCCGTGCTCCTCGACATGGACGGGACCCTGGTGGACACCGAGGGCTTCTGGTGGGACGTCGAGGTCGAGGTCTTCGCGGCCCTCGGGCACACCCTCGACGACTCCTGGCGCCATGTCGTGGTCGGCGGTCCCATGAGCCGCAGCGCGGGGTTCCTCATCGAGGCCACGGGCGCGGACATCACCCTCGCCGAATTGACCGTCCTGCTCAACCAGGGCTTCGAGGACCGGATCGACCGCTCGCTGCCGGTGATGCCCGGCGCCGCCCGGCTGCTGGCCGAGCTGGCCGCGCACGAGATCCCCACGGCCCTCGTCTCGGCCTCCCACCGGCGCATCATCGACCGGGTGCTCACCTCCCTCGGCCCCCAGCACTTCGCGCTCACCGTGGCCGGTGACGAGGTGCCGCGCACCAAGCCGCACCCGGACCCGTACCTTCTGGCCGCCGCCGGGCTGGGCGCGGATCCGGCCAGGTGCGCGGTCGTCGAGGACACGGCGACCGGGGTCGCCGCGGCCGAGGCAGCCGGCTGCCGGGTGGTCGCGGTGCCGTCCGTCGCGCCCATCGCCCCCGCCGCCCGGCGGACCGTGGTGTCCTCGCTGGAACAGGTGGACCTCGCATTTCTGCGCGGCCTGATGACGGAAATGCGCTAG
- a CDS encoding ABC transporter substrate-binding protein, which yields MNMRKQWPVLPLVAGLASGLLTGCGTENGGAGESGSSIVMGMSDDVLATDPASGYDPGSWLLFNNVFQSLLSFPKGGTEPEPEAAQQCSFTDTATKVYECTLKDGLKFSNGDPLTSEDVKFSFDRLLKIGDPDGPAIMFPMLDSVETPDAKTVVFRLKVPDATFPSKIASGAGSIVNHREYDGSKLREDGQAVGSGPYKLDSFDEDRAVFSVNEHYQGNAEPANSGVTIKFFHGDRTALKQALLDDEIDIAYRGLSAADIADIEKADSDAGVEVIEGTSAEVQHLVFNMDDPVAGKLSVRKAIAHLIDRDALIEDVYQGTATPLYSIIPAGIGGHNTAFFDTYGASPSKAKAAAALSADNITGKVKLTLWSTPSRYGPATDEELQAIAGQLNASGLFQAKVKSVPFDQYEKDIEAGKYGVYVKGWVPDYPDADNFTAPFFGKGNVLGNNYANDTITGTLIPRTAAQSDRAATDKDYGVLQDIVADELPVLPVWQAKQYAVVRDGVYGLEYCLDASTVFRFWELSKS from the coding sequence GTGAACATGCGCAAGCAGTGGCCCGTCCTGCCCCTCGTGGCGGGGCTGGCCTCCGGCCTGCTGACCGGATGCGGTACGGAGAACGGTGGCGCGGGGGAGAGCGGCTCCTCCATCGTCATGGGAATGTCCGACGACGTCCTGGCGACGGACCCCGCCTCCGGTTACGACCCCGGATCCTGGCTGTTGTTCAACAACGTCTTCCAGTCCCTGCTCAGCTTCCCCAAGGGCGGCACCGAGCCGGAGCCCGAGGCCGCGCAGCAGTGCTCCTTCACGGACACCGCGACCAAGGTGTACGAGTGCACGCTCAAGGACGGGCTGAAGTTCAGCAACGGTGACCCGCTCACCTCCGAGGACGTCAAGTTCTCCTTCGACCGCCTGCTGAAGATCGGCGACCCGGACGGTCCGGCGATCATGTTCCCCATGCTCGACTCGGTCGAGACGCCGGACGCCAAGACCGTCGTCTTCAGGCTGAAGGTCCCCGACGCCACCTTCCCCAGCAAGATCGCCTCCGGTGCCGGCTCCATCGTCAACCACCGCGAGTACGACGGCAGCAAGCTCCGCGAGGACGGCCAGGCGGTCGGCTCCGGCCCCTACAAGCTCGACTCCTTCGACGAGGACCGGGCCGTCTTCTCGGTCAACGAGCACTACCAGGGCAACGCCGAGCCCGCGAACTCCGGCGTCACCATCAAGTTCTTCCACGGCGACCGCACCGCGCTGAAGCAGGCCCTGCTCGACGACGAGATCGACATCGCCTACCGAGGCCTGAGCGCCGCCGACATCGCCGACATCGAGAAGGCCGACTCCGACGCCGGCGTCGAGGTCATCGAGGGCACCAGCGCCGAGGTCCAGCACCTGGTCTTCAACATGGACGACCCGGTGGCCGGCAAGCTCTCGGTCCGCAAGGCGATCGCCCATCTGATCGACCGGGACGCCCTCATCGAGGACGTCTACCAGGGCACCGCCACGCCGCTCTACTCGATCATCCCGGCCGGTATCGGCGGCCACAACACGGCCTTCTTCGACACCTACGGCGCCAGCCCCTCCAAGGCCAAGGCCGCCGCCGCCCTGAGCGCCGACAACATCACCGGCAAGGTGAAGCTGACCCTCTGGTCCACGCCGTCCCGCTACGGCCCGGCCACCGACGAGGAGCTGCAGGCCATCGCCGGCCAGCTCAACGCCAGCGGCCTTTTCCAGGCCAAGGTCAAGTCGGTGCCCTTCGACCAGTACGAGAAGGACATCGAGGCCGGCAAGTACGGCGTCTACGTCAAGGGCTGGGTGCCCGACTACCCCGACGCCGACAACTTCACCGCGCCGTTCTTCGGCAAGGGCAACGTGCTCGGCAACAACTACGCCAACGACACCATCACCGGCACGCTGATCCCGCGCACGGCCGCCCAGTCGGACCGCGCGGCCACCGACAAGGACTACGGCGTGCTGCAGGACATCGTCGCCGACGAACTGCCCGTCCTGCCCGTCTGGCAGGCCAAGCAGTACGCCGTCGTCCGCGACGGCGTGTACGGCCTGGAGTACTGCCTGGACGCCTCGACGGTGTTCCGGTTCTGGGAGCTCAGCAAGAGCTGA
- the glpK gene encoding glycerol kinase GlpK yields MTDAHTAGPFIAAIDQGTTSSRCIVFDRDGRIVSVDQKEHEQIFPKPGWVEHNATEIWTNVQEVVAGAIEKAGITRDDIKAIGITNQRETTVLWDRNTGEPVHNAIVWQDTRTDALCKELGRNVGQDRFRRETGLPLASYFAGPKARWLLDNVDGLRERAEAGDILFGTMDTWVIWNLTGGVDGGKHVTDVTNASRTMLMNLHTMRWDEKIAESIGVPTAMLPEIRSSAEVYGEITGGRLGELLGGIPVASALGDQQAALFGQTCFSEGETKSTYGTGTFMVMNTGDKIINSYSGLLTTVGYQIGDDRPVYALEGSIAVTGSLVQWMRDQMGLISTAAEIETLALSVEDNGGAYFVPAFSGLFAPYWRSDARGVIAGLTRYVTKAHLARAVLEATAWQTREIADAMTKDSGVELAALKVDGGMTSNNLLMQTLADFVDAPVVRPMVAETTCLGAAYAAGLAVGFWTSTDDLRANWRRAAEWTPRMDAEIRDREYKNWLKAVERTMGWLEDEN; encoded by the coding sequence GTGACCGACGCGCACACCGCCGGCCCGTTCATCGCCGCCATCGACCAGGGCACGACCTCCTCGCGCTGCATCGTCTTCGACCGGGACGGCCGCATCGTCTCCGTCGACCAGAAGGAGCACGAGCAGATCTTCCCCAAGCCGGGCTGGGTCGAGCACAACGCCACCGAGATCTGGACCAACGTCCAGGAGGTCGTCGCCGGAGCCATCGAGAAGGCCGGCATCACCCGCGACGACATCAAGGCCATCGGCATCACCAACCAGCGCGAGACCACCGTGCTGTGGGACCGGAACACCGGTGAGCCGGTCCACAACGCCATCGTCTGGCAGGACACCCGCACCGACGCCCTCTGCAAGGAGCTGGGCCGCAACGTCGGTCAGGACCGCTTCCGCCGCGAGACCGGCCTGCCGCTGGCCTCCTACTTCGCCGGCCCCAAGGCCCGCTGGCTGCTGGACAACGTCGACGGGCTGCGCGAGCGCGCCGAGGCCGGCGACATCCTCTTCGGCACCATGGACACCTGGGTCATCTGGAACCTGACCGGCGGCGTGGACGGCGGCAAGCACGTCACGGACGTCACCAACGCCTCCCGCACCATGCTGATGAACCTGCACACCATGCGGTGGGACGAGAAGATCGCCGAGTCCATCGGGGTGCCGACCGCGATGCTCCCGGAGATCCGCTCCTCCGCCGAGGTGTACGGCGAGATCACCGGCGGCCGCCTCGGCGAGCTGCTCGGGGGCATCCCGGTCGCCTCCGCGCTCGGCGACCAGCAGGCGGCCCTGTTCGGCCAGACCTGTTTCTCCGAGGGCGAGACCAAGTCGACGTACGGCACCGGCACCTTCATGGTGATGAACACCGGCGACAAGATCATCAACTCCTACAGCGGCCTGCTGACCACGGTCGGCTACCAGATCGGCGACGACCGGCCGGTCTACGCCCTGGAGGGCTCGATCGCCGTCACCGGCTCCCTGGTGCAGTGGATGCGCGACCAGATGGGCCTGATCTCCACCGCCGCCGAGATCGAGACGCTCGCGCTGTCGGTCGAGGACAACGGCGGCGCCTACTTCGTGCCCGCCTTCTCCGGCCTGTTCGCCCCCTACTGGCGCTCCGACGCCCGCGGTGTGATCGCCGGCCTGACCCGGTACGTCACCAAGGCGCACCTGGCCCGTGCCGTGCTGGAGGCCACCGCCTGGCAGACCCGCGAGATCGCGGACGCCATGACGAAGGACTCCGGCGTGGAGCTGGCCGCCCTCAAGGTCGACGGCGGCATGACCTCCAACAACCTGCTGATGCAGACCCTCGCCGACTTCGTGGACGCCCCCGTGGTGCGCCCGATGGTCGCCGAGACCACCTGCCTCGGCGCCGCCTACGCCGCCGGCCTCGCCGTCGGCTTCTGGACCAGCACCGACGACCTGCGCGCCAACTGGCGGCGGGCCGCCGAGTGGACCCCCCGCATGGACGCGGAGATCCGCGACCGTGAGTACAAGAACTGGCTCAAGGCCGTCGAACGGACCATGGGCTGGCTCGAGGACGAGAACTGA
- a CDS encoding IclR family transcriptional regulator produces the protein MARNIQSLERAAAMLRLLAGGERRLGLSDIASALGLAKGTAHGILRTLQQEGFVEQEETSGRYQLGAELLRLGTTYLDVHELRARALVWTDDLARSSGESVYLGVLHQQGVLIVHHVFRPDDSRQVLEIGAMQPLHSTALGKVLSAYDPVAHSEAVEADRKAFTDRTVCDLAPFEQILDVTRARGYAADVEETWEGVASIAAPIHDRRRMPVGAVGITGAVERVCRDGELRPELIAAVRDCARAVSRDLGAGRF, from the coding sequence ATGGCACGGAACATCCAGTCGCTCGAGCGGGCAGCCGCGATGCTGCGACTGCTCGCGGGCGGCGAGCGGCGGCTGGGCCTGTCCGACATCGCCTCGGCCCTGGGGCTCGCCAAGGGCACCGCGCACGGCATCCTGCGCACCCTCCAGCAGGAGGGCTTCGTGGAGCAGGAGGAGACCTCCGGCCGCTACCAGCTGGGCGCGGAGCTGCTGCGCCTGGGCACCACCTACCTGGACGTGCACGAGCTGCGCGCCCGGGCCCTGGTCTGGACGGACGACCTGGCCCGCTCCAGCGGCGAGAGCGTCTACCTGGGGGTGCTGCACCAGCAGGGCGTGCTCATCGTCCACCACGTCTTCCGGCCGGACGACAGCCGGCAGGTGCTGGAGATCGGCGCCATGCAGCCGCTGCACTCCACGGCGCTCGGCAAGGTCCTCTCGGCGTACGACCCGGTCGCCCACAGCGAGGCCGTCGAGGCCGACCGCAAGGCCTTCACCGACCGCACCGTCTGCGACCTGGCCCCCTTCGAGCAGATCCTCGACGTCACACGCGCGCGTGGCTACGCGGCCGACGTGGAGGAGACCTGGGAGGGCGTGGCCTCGATCGCCGCGCCCATCCACGACCGGCGCCGGATGCCGGTCGGCGCGGTCGGCATCACCGGCGCGGTGGAACGGGTGTGCCGGGACGGCGAACTGCGCCCGGAACTGATCGCCGCGGTACGGGACTGCGCCCGCGCGGTGTCGCGGGACCTGGGCGCGGGCCGCTTCTGA
- a CDS encoding ABC transporter substrate-binding protein, with protein MNRKTLVLPAVVGLLAPALAACGGSDSGGGGGDAIAVGTTDRFIASKDAPAPLDPAYAYDVGTWNVLRQTVQTLMIQPRGEGEPVPEAAESCGFTDTGNERYSCRLRDDLTFANGDPVTAADVKYSIDRARSLKADSGVFALLSTIDTVETQGDREVIFHLKTADATFPYKLSTPVAGIVNPDDYPKDKLRDGFAVDGSGPYTLEAEEKNGELVKAVFTKNPDYKGALTVNNDKVELVSFADADAMGEALEKGDIDLMSRTMTPQQIQRLGTDAPEGVDLVDMPGLEIRYLAFNTDAPAVRSKAVRQAMAQIVNRGELVSKVYGSQAEPLYSLVPATITGHSNAFFNEYGDPSVAKARALLAEADITTPVKLTLHYTTDHYGSATKQEFELLKKQLDDSGLFDVDIQGTPWSTFRPAGQKGAYEVYGMGWFPDFPDADNFIAPFLDKDNFLGSPYANSQIRNSLIPQSRREADRIGAADSLTRIQDIVAQDVPVLPLWQGKQYVAARDDITGAAYALNSLSTLQLWELGRGVSG; from the coding sequence ATGAACCGCAAGACTTTGGTGCTGCCGGCCGTGGTCGGCCTGCTCGCGCCCGCGCTCGCCGCCTGCGGCGGGTCCGACAGCGGGGGCGGCGGCGGCGACGCGATCGCCGTCGGCACCACGGACCGGTTCATCGCCTCCAAGGACGCCCCGGCCCCCCTCGACCCGGCCTACGCCTACGACGTCGGCACCTGGAACGTACTGCGCCAGACCGTGCAGACGCTGATGATCCAGCCGCGCGGTGAGGGCGAGCCCGTCCCCGAGGCCGCCGAGAGCTGCGGCTTCACGGACACCGGCAACGAGCGCTACTCCTGCCGGCTGCGCGACGACCTGACCTTCGCCAACGGCGACCCGGTCACCGCGGCCGACGTGAAGTACTCCATCGACCGCGCCCGCTCCCTCAAGGCCGACAGCGGTGTCTTCGCCCTGCTGTCCACCATCGACACCGTCGAGACGCAGGGCGACCGCGAGGTGATCTTCCACCTCAAGACCGCGGACGCCACCTTCCCCTACAAGCTGTCCACCCCGGTCGCCGGCATCGTCAACCCCGACGACTACCCCAAGGACAAGCTGCGCGACGGCTTCGCCGTGGACGGGTCCGGCCCGTACACCCTGGAGGCCGAGGAGAAGAACGGCGAGCTGGTCAAGGCCGTGTTCACCAAGAACCCCGACTACAAGGGCGCCTTGACGGTGAACAACGACAAGGTCGAGCTCGTCTCGTTCGCGGACGCCGACGCCATGGGCGAGGCCCTCGAAAAGGGCGACATCGACCTGATGAGCCGCACCATGACGCCGCAGCAGATCCAGCGGCTGGGCACCGACGCCCCCGAGGGCGTCGACCTCGTCGACATGCCCGGCCTGGAGATCCGCTACCTGGCCTTCAACACCGACGCCCCGGCCGTGCGCAGCAAGGCCGTGCGCCAGGCCATGGCCCAGATCGTCAACCGCGGCGAGCTCGTCTCCAAGGTCTACGGCTCCCAGGCGGAGCCGCTGTACTCGCTGGTCCCGGCCACCATCACGGGGCACTCCAACGCGTTCTTCAACGAGTACGGCGACCCGAGCGTCGCCAAGGCCCGCGCCCTCCTCGCCGAGGCCGACATCACCACCCCGGTCAAGCTGACGCTGCACTACACGACCGACCACTACGGCTCGGCCACCAAGCAGGAGTTCGAGCTGCTGAAGAAGCAGCTCGACGACAGCGGCCTGTTCGACGTCGACATCCAGGGCACCCCCTGGTCGACCTTCCGTCCCGCCGGGCAGAAGGGCGCCTACGAGGTCTACGGCATGGGCTGGTTCCCGGACTTCCCCGACGCCGACAACTTCATCGCGCCCTTCCTCGACAAGGACAACTTCCTCGGCTCGCCGTACGCCAACAGCCAGATCCGCAACAGCCTGATCCCGCAGTCGCGCCGCGAGGCGGACCGTATCGGCGCCGCGGACAGCCTGACCCGGATCCAGGACATCGTCGCCCAGGACGTCCCGGTGCTGCCCCTGTGGCAGGGCAAGCAGTACGTGGCCGCGCGGGACGACATCACCGGTGCCGCGTACGCGCTGAACTCCCTTTCCACCCTCCAGCTGTGGGAGCTCGGCCGCGGTGTGAGCGGCTGA